The following are encoded in a window of Alosa sapidissima isolate fAloSap1 chromosome 10, fAloSap1.pri, whole genome shotgun sequence genomic DNA:
- the LOC121721304 gene encoding sialic acid-binding Ig-like lectin 10 isoform X2: MVMALKELICFFFSLVVVCGPRGVRALTLVVPARVSALAGSCVLIPCSLSPPQRQGRPVEVEVRLQYHWSTPMGALFPTVPRLALSSSSGEDDDASSLRVHKDFRGRVALTGDVSKGDCSVTVSEVRQKDASNYVLEMRRRGDKNWSKMAFQMDVSNFPELPRLTGPESVTDGQQVVLNCTVGFPCPSQPPTLRWRWVRGRPDNSSVFGEPRVALSPDKRPLLWASLSFTASYHLMPRISCEVHYQKLGAPVVMAKDIHVKFPPKDVHIRLHTSAVREGGSALLECSCKADPPVEEYDWSYTQHGRTRFLPLHTFTVRIGNVTRHTRVICTAKSRLGSTASPSTAINVEYKPHILSKSSCRWDGTAVYCRCIADSNPRAAITWSVNGSPPSHGYNTSVFVHSNGTVAARLGGVVDMPPSVVCYANNAHGNDSRPLLQEVEVSLLWLLMAALGMAFSVLVIVAAVFLCCGRRQAGRSAMINHRSQAVYPGDVGIYQEHAPLYINCTEVTHIYTNGSYQLVYQNCTPCFVRTKQTHKRRRRGAWRDGVQREAERLRAPPGVSTAETDTAIYLEVL; the protein is encoded by the exons atgGTCATGGCTCTGAAGGAGTtgatttgtttctttttctctctcgtagTTG TCTGTGGCCCGCGTGGTGTCCGCGCCTTGACGCTGGTGGTCCCGGCGAGGGTCTCGGCACTGGCGGGCTCCTGTGTGCTCATCCCATGTTCCCTCAGCCCCCCCCAGCGCCAGGGGCGGCccgtggaggtggaggtgcgCTTGCAGTACCACTGGAGCACCCCCATGGGGGCGCTCTTCCCCACCGTGCCTCGCctggccctcagcagcagcagtggggaGGACGATGACGCCTCCTCCTTGAGGGTCCACAAGGACTTTCGTGGTCGCGTGGCTTTGACGGGGGACGTGTCCAAGGGAGACTGTTCGGTGACTGTGTCGGAGGTCAGACAGAAAGATGCCAGCAACTACGTGCTGGAGATGAGGAGGCGTGGGGACAAGAACTGGAGCAAGATGGCCTTTCAGATGGACGTTTCCA ATTTCCCGGAGCTGCCCAGGCTGACTGGCCCTGAGTCCGTGACAGACGGTCAGCAGGTGGTGCTGAACTGCACCGTGGGCTTCCCCTGCCCCTCCCAGCCCCCTACGCTCCGCTGGAGATGGGTCCGAGGGCGACCAGACAACAGCAGTGTGTTTGGGGAGCCCCGCGTGGCCCTGAGCCCAGACAAGAGGCCTCTTCTCTGGGCATCCCTCTCCTTCACCGCCTCCTATCACCTCATGCCCCGTATCAGCTGTGAGGTCCACTACCAGAAGCTTGGCGCACCTGTGGTCATGGCAAAGGATATTCATGTGAAAT TCCCTCCCAAGGATGTGCATATCCGGCTTCACACCTCAGCGGTGCGGGAGGGAGGCAGTGCTCTACTGGAATGCTCCTGTAAAGCTGACCCCCCTGTGGAGGAATACGACTGGTCATACACGCAACACGGCCGCACACGCTTCTTACCGCTGCACACCTTCACCGTCCGCATCGGAAACGTGACCCGGCACACACGTGTCATCTGCACAGCCAAGAGCCGCCTTGGGTCGACAGCGTCACCGTCCACAGCCATCAACGTAGAAT ACAAACCCCACATCTTGAGCAAATCTTCATGCAGGTGGGATGGCACTGCAGTCTACTGCAGGTGTATTGCGGACTCAAACCCACGTGCCGCCATCACCTGGAGTGTGAATGGCAGCCCTCCGTCACACGGCTACAACACCTCCGTCTTCGTCCACAGTAATGGCACTGTGGCTGCCAGGTTGGGTGGTGTGGTGGACATGCCTCCATCGGTAGTGTGCTATGCCAACAACGCTCATGGGAACGACTCACGCCCTCTGTTGCAGGAAGTGGAGG TGTCGCTGCTGTGGCTGCTGATGGCAGCCCTTGGGATGGCCTTCTCCGTCCTCGTCATTGTCGccgctgtgtttctgtgttgcggtcgcaggcaggcaggccg GAGCGCCATGATAAACCATCGCTCCCAGGCTGTGTACCCGGGGGATGTGGGTATCTACCAGGAACATGCGCCCCTGTATATCAACTGCACTGAAGTCACTCATATCTACACGAATGGCAGCTACCAGCTCGTCTATCAAAACTGCACGCCATGCTTTGTACGCACAAAACAG ACACACAAGAGAAGGCGACGAGGAGCATGGCGAGACGGGGTGCAAAGAGAGGCCGAGAGGCTGAGAGCTCCTCCTGGGGTCTCCACGGCTGAGACAGACACGGCCATTTACCTGGAGGTCCTctga
- the LOC121721304 gene encoding sialic acid-binding Ig-like lectin 10 isoform X1 produces the protein MVMALKELICFFFSLVVVCGPRGVRALTLVVPARVSALAGSCVLIPCSLSPPQRQGRPVEVEVRLQYHWSTPMGALFPTVPRLALSSSSGEDDDASSLRVHKDFRGRVALTGDVSKGDCSVTVSEVRQKDASNYVLEMRRRGDKNWSKMAFQMDVSNFPELPRLTGPESVTDGQQVVLNCTVGFPCPSQPPTLRWRWVRGRPDNSSVFGEPRVALSPDKRPLLWASLSFTASYHLMPRISCEVHYQKLGAPVVMAKDIHVKFPPKDVHIRLHTSAVREGGSALLECSCKADPPVEEYDWSYTQHGRTRFLPLHTFTVRIGNVTRHTRVICTAKSRLGSTASPSTAINVEYKPHILSKSSCRWDGTAVYCRCIADSNPRAAITWSVNGSPPSHGYNTSVFVHSNGTVAARLGGVVDMPPSVVCYANNAHGNDSRPLLQEVEVSLLWLLMAALGMAFSVLVIVAAVFLCCGRRQAGRRSAMINHRSQAVYPGDVGIYQEHAPLYINCTEVTHIYTNGSYQLVYQNCTPCFVRTKQTHKRRRRGAWRDGVQREAERLRAPPGVSTAETDTAIYLEVL, from the exons atgGTCATGGCTCTGAAGGAGTtgatttgtttctttttctctctcgtagTTG TCTGTGGCCCGCGTGGTGTCCGCGCCTTGACGCTGGTGGTCCCGGCGAGGGTCTCGGCACTGGCGGGCTCCTGTGTGCTCATCCCATGTTCCCTCAGCCCCCCCCAGCGCCAGGGGCGGCccgtggaggtggaggtgcgCTTGCAGTACCACTGGAGCACCCCCATGGGGGCGCTCTTCCCCACCGTGCCTCGCctggccctcagcagcagcagtggggaGGACGATGACGCCTCCTCCTTGAGGGTCCACAAGGACTTTCGTGGTCGCGTGGCTTTGACGGGGGACGTGTCCAAGGGAGACTGTTCGGTGACTGTGTCGGAGGTCAGACAGAAAGATGCCAGCAACTACGTGCTGGAGATGAGGAGGCGTGGGGACAAGAACTGGAGCAAGATGGCCTTTCAGATGGACGTTTCCA ATTTCCCGGAGCTGCCCAGGCTGACTGGCCCTGAGTCCGTGACAGACGGTCAGCAGGTGGTGCTGAACTGCACCGTGGGCTTCCCCTGCCCCTCCCAGCCCCCTACGCTCCGCTGGAGATGGGTCCGAGGGCGACCAGACAACAGCAGTGTGTTTGGGGAGCCCCGCGTGGCCCTGAGCCCAGACAAGAGGCCTCTTCTCTGGGCATCCCTCTCCTTCACCGCCTCCTATCACCTCATGCCCCGTATCAGCTGTGAGGTCCACTACCAGAAGCTTGGCGCACCTGTGGTCATGGCAAAGGATATTCATGTGAAAT TCCCTCCCAAGGATGTGCATATCCGGCTTCACACCTCAGCGGTGCGGGAGGGAGGCAGTGCTCTACTGGAATGCTCCTGTAAAGCTGACCCCCCTGTGGAGGAATACGACTGGTCATACACGCAACACGGCCGCACACGCTTCTTACCGCTGCACACCTTCACCGTCCGCATCGGAAACGTGACCCGGCACACACGTGTCATCTGCACAGCCAAGAGCCGCCTTGGGTCGACAGCGTCACCGTCCACAGCCATCAACGTAGAAT ACAAACCCCACATCTTGAGCAAATCTTCATGCAGGTGGGATGGCACTGCAGTCTACTGCAGGTGTATTGCGGACTCAAACCCACGTGCCGCCATCACCTGGAGTGTGAATGGCAGCCCTCCGTCACACGGCTACAACACCTCCGTCTTCGTCCACAGTAATGGCACTGTGGCTGCCAGGTTGGGTGGTGTGGTGGACATGCCTCCATCGGTAGTGTGCTATGCCAACAACGCTCATGGGAACGACTCACGCCCTCTGTTGCAGGAAGTGGAGG TGTCGCTGCTGTGGCTGCTGATGGCAGCCCTTGGGATGGCCTTCTCCGTCCTCGTCATTGTCGccgctgtgtttctgtgttgcggtcgcaggcaggcaggccg CAGGAGCGCCATGATAAACCATCGCTCCCAGGCTGTGTACCCGGGGGATGTGGGTATCTACCAGGAACATGCGCCCCTGTATATCAACTGCACTGAAGTCACTCATATCTACACGAATGGCAGCTACCAGCTCGTCTATCAAAACTGCACGCCATGCTTTGTACGCACAAAACAG ACACACAAGAGAAGGCGACGAGGAGCATGGCGAGACGGGGTGCAAAGAGAGGCCGAGAGGCTGAGAGCTCCTCCTGGGGTCTCCACGGCTGAGACAGACACGGCCATTTACCTGGAGGTCCTctga
- the LOC121721293 gene encoding NLR family CARD domain-containing protein 3-like encodes MASAQQLLQAQRDQLLQWLSPNPAPLLRWLWDDGVLTRGQYLGLLERLPANAAAATLEMVCTSEEGSQGFLKVLGEVQGYYCPQLQAWVQRSCQLDRINEVVQERTPVKVEEKKKSKNPLAKLLKGKSKEFSVTQDAKEHQMHPLRNVKSPNLRVPISTHKNTLLSQTERMICYSEGGGEASNSRSHIEVRYTDLFVTEDDESMESSQHEYFSATTRRARIYAHQFCHQIRPRQLLDPPEASRRPPKRVKVKGIAGIGKSTAVQRLMYEWALGKNLREFTCVFGLSFRELNLIDAPISLLELLGTRFQYLRDVLPVLLDTPSSLLFILDGLDEFKHHLNWNGTDKDIGFDTKVPISELMVSLIKGSLLPKSSVILTTRPSTDAPKKFFQRCCVVLGFEEDQVKEYAHKYYSDPQVAENVYNYIAMNDSLFVLSFIPLYCHIICTALSEFFSANREEDSRRSLEVNPPRTVSEVYYCYLVTAIKHHALKGKADRSTPKSKVLSLAKRQLTALGRLAYENILKGNILFERKDLEEFGLEPQEINSTFLCQVLVVIEEAKTEMFSFFHLTVQEYLAALYCAVNLSKEGDILQALNFWCFGELPSPSSYPPLIGHDQQLNHKNTDNDSKPEKSLQMFTRFFMGALRARLEGQLQGLAQDPFLEEGQEFPVQLGQWFQDQLRGRTMSNEVALNLFHCLMELHIQEATSRAAPEIKRLHLFKMKLSVVDCAALHYVLQFSPHTLDELNLGYSNIGNRGLSRLRPILHRCETLYLRYNCLDKNAAILESDILKSRDCQVKKLYMCGNNLGPDGVLELWSALEQNSTVEELYLDITGITERGTENMVNCLSKNTSLKTLTIAGNDIGAAGRSRVTELRRHCPSLRIIGNFADDLGLLRAYLDWVQEIREDPDQMNAVKNADALQSVLKGLRVADTHGEGENAIKAKELEAQILQLLQAN; translated from the exons ATGGCCTCAGCCCAGCAGCTGCTGCAGGCTCAGAGGGACCAGCTCCTGCAGTGGCTCAGCCCCAACCCCGCTCCTCTGCTGCGCTGGCTGTGGGACGACGGGGTGTTGACCCGTGGCCAGTACCTGGGCCTGTTGGAGCGCCTGCCCGCTAATGCGGCGGCCGCCACCCTGGAGATGGTGTGCACGAGTGAGGAGGGCAGCCAGGGCTTCCTGAAGGTGCTGGGAGAGGTGCAGGGCTACTACTGCCCCCAGCTGCAGGCTTGGGTGCAACGGAGCTGCCAGTTGGACCGCATCAATGAGGTGGTGCAGGAGAGAACTCCAGTCAAAGTTGAGG agaaaaagaagtCGAAAAATCCACTTGCAAAACTCCTCAAGGGCAAATCGAAAGAGTTCTCTGTAACTCAGGACGCAAAAG AACATCAGATGCATCCACTTCGAAATGTGAAGTCTCCAAACTTAAGAG TTCCCATCAGTACACATAAAAACACCCTGCTGAGCCAGACTGAGCGAATGATTTGCTACTCCGAAGGGGGAGGCGAGGCCTCTAACTCACGCTCTCACATCGAGGTCCGCTACACCGACTTGTTTGTGACAGAGGATGACGAGTCCATGGAAAGCAGCCAGCATGAATACTTCAGCGCCACGACCCGCCGGGCACGCATTTACGCCCATCAGTTCTGCCACCAGATCCGCCCTCGGCAGCTGCTGGACCCCCCAGAGGCCTCCAGGCGCCCTCCCAAACGCGTCAAGGTCAAGGGGATCGCAGGGATCGGGAAGAGCACGGCAGTGCAGAGGCTCATGTATGAATGGGCGCTGGGGAAGAACCTGAGGGAGTTCACATGCGTTTTTGGCCTCAGCTTCCGTGAGCTGAACCTGATCGATGCTCCAATCAGCCTCCTGGAGCTTCTTGGGACTAGGTTCCAGTACCTGCGAGATGTTCTTCCAGTTCTTCTCGACACGCCCAGCAGTCTACTTTTCATCCTGGATGGACTTGATGAGTTTAAACATCATCTTAACTGGAATGGCACTGACAAGGACATTGGCTTCGACACCAAGGTACCTATATCAGAGCTGATGGTCTCACTGATCAAAGGCAGCCTTTTACCAAAGTCCTCGGTCATTCTGACAACCAGGCCCTCTACAGATGCTCCCAAGAAGTTCTTCCAACGTTGCTGTGTGGTTCTGGGCTTTGAGGAGGACCAAGTGAAGGAGTACGCCCACAAATACTACAGTGACCCACAGGTGGCCGAGAATGTGTACAACTACATCGCAATGAACGACAGTCTGTTTGTCctctccttcatccctctctacTGCCACATCATCTGCACCGCGCTATCTGAGTTCTTCTCTGCAAATAGAGAGGAGGACAGCAGACGGTCTCTGGAGGTCAACCCACCCAGGACGGTTAGCGAGGTCTACTATTGCTATCTCGTCACTGCTATAAAGCACCATGCACTGAAAGGCAAAGCCGACCGCAGCACCCCCAAATCGAAAGTCCTTTCTTTGGCTAAGAGACAGCTGACAGCCCTGGGGAGGTTAGCCTATGAGAACATCCTAAAGGGAAACATCTTGTTTGAGCGGAAAGACTTGGAGGAGTTTGGGCTTGAGCCCCAAGAGATAAACAGCACCTTCCTCTGTCAAGTCTTAGTGGTCATCGAGGAGGCGAAAAcagagatgttttcctttttccATCTGACCGTGCAAGAATATCTCGCAGCTCTTTATTGTGCAGTAAACCTCTCAAAAGAAGGGGACATCCTTCAGGCTCTGAACTTCTGGTGCTTTGGGGAACTTCCCAGTCCTTCGAGCTACCCACCTCTCATAGGCCACGATCAACAACTCAACCACAAGAACACAGACAATGACAGCAAACCCGAGAAGTCTCTGCAGATGTTTACCCGCTTTTTTATGGGAGCGCTCCGTGCCCGGCTGGAGGGTCAGCTCCAGGGTCTCGCCCAGGACCCCTTTCTAGAGGAAGGTCAGGAGTTTCCTGTCCAGCTGGGTCAGTGGTTCCAGGACCAGCTCAGAGGCAGGACGATGTCCAACGAGGTCGCCCTGAACCTGTTCCACTGCCTGATGGAGCTACACATTCAGGAGGCCACCAGCAGGGCCGCGCCAGAGATCAAGAGGCTGCACCTGTTTAAGATGAAGCTCAGCGTGGTGGACTGTGCGGCCTTGCACTACGTGCTGCAGTTCTCCCCTCACACGCTGGACGAGCTCAACTTGGGCTACTCAAACATCGGGAACAGGGGGCTGAGCCGCCTGAGGCCGATCCTACACCGATGTGAAACACTTTA CTTACGCTACAACTGTTTGGACAAGAATGCAGCTATTCTGGAGTCTGACATTTTGAAATCCAGAGATTGCCAGGTGAAGAAACTCTA TATGTGTGGGAACAATCTGGGCCCAGACGGGGTGTTGGAGCTGTGGTCAGCGCTGGAGCAGAACTCCACTGTAGAGGAGCTCTACCTGGACATCACGGGCATCACGGAGAGAGGCACAGAAAACATGGTCAACTGCCTCAGCAAGAACACCTCCCTGAAGACCCTTAC GATTGCTGGCAATGACATTGGAGCGGCTGGGAGGTCAAGGGTCACGGAGCTGAGACGCCACTGCCCCAGCCTGCGCATCATCGGCAACTTTGCGGACGACCTGGGGCTGCTGCGGGCCTATCTGGACTGGGTGCAGGAGATCCGGGAGGACCCCGACCAGATGAACGCGGTGAAGAACGCTGACGCCCTGCAGTCGGTCCTGAAGGGACTCAGGGTGGCCGACAcccatggagagggagagaacgccATCAAAGCCAAGGAGCTGGAGGCCCAGATCCTTCAGCTCCTGCAAGCCAACTGA